The window TAGGACTCGGCGTTCACGGTCACGCGGCTGCCGCTCTGGCTGTACTCGCCGTCCCAGCCGTGGGTGACGCGCTGGCCCGCGGTGAACGTCCAGGCGAGCGTCCACGGCGAGAGCGTCTCGCTGCCCTTGTTGGTGATCGCGACGCCCGCGGTGAAGCCGTCGTTCCACTGGTCCGTCACGGAAAACCGAACGACGCACGTCGCGGTCTCGACGGGCGCGGGCGGCGGGGGCGGCGGCTTGGGCACGGCCGACGACGTCGCGGTCTGCCGCAGCACGGTCGGGATCGGCGTCGGACTCGGTTTCGGCGCGGCCGGCGTCGTCGAGCGAGGAGTCGTCGCCGGCGCGAGCGGGCCCGGCGGCGCGGCCGCCTGCCGCTGGGGCGAGCTTTCCGACGTCACGGCGATGAGCACCAGGCTGCCGACCACCACGACGGCGCCGGCGGCCGCGGAGAACCACCGGATTCGCCGGCCAGCCCGTTGCTGGCCGGCCGCGGCCTCGCGCGCCCGCTGCTCGAGCCGTTCGCGGTAGCCGTCGCCGGTGTCCTCCTCGCGCATGGGCGTGGCTGGAGCCGCCCCGCCGAGCGAGCGCGGCGTCGCCCCGGTCTCCCGGAGCAGCTCGGCGACGGAGATCTCACCGTCGTCCCGCCGCTGATCGGCGCGCGCCATCCGAACCTCCCGTTCCGCGGCCCGACCGGCGAATCCTAGGAAGCCACGGCGACCTTGTAAACCGCGTGCACGCCGCGCACCCGCCGTGCACCCGCCGTGCACGGCGATCCTCGACGACTCGGAGCGCCGGTTCGCCCTGACCCCGGACTCCGCCGGCACTGACCGCCCGCGGCGGCGAAGGCCCCCGCGCTGCGGCACGCGATCTGGCCGCCCCTGCCGGACACCCGCAAGCCGAGGCCGCGGCGTTCGCGAAGGAGCTCGACACAGTCGCGTACCGCCCGACGAGCGCCGAGGCCGGGCGGACGTCGGGTGTCCCGGGCGCCGACGACCTGGCGAACGTGTTCTTCTACGACGCCGAGCACGAAAGCGCGTTCGCCGGCGCGCGACCCGTAGGCGGTGCTCAACCCGACGGCTGCATGACTTCGTCACCTGGTTCGCCGCACATCGCGACGCGTTCGGAGGACTGTGACGAAATACCGCCCCGCGGCGGCCGGCCGCGCTCCGCGTGACCGATGCGATGCGGTTCGAATGCGATGCGGTTCGAAGTCCTGGGCCTGTCCGGCTCATTGCAGCGCGCCGCCGGTACGACCTGGCCCACGCCCATTGGGCAAAGTCGGCGCGCCTGGACGTCACGCAGTCCGTGGCCCTGCTTTCACACCTCCTGGCCCCCGTCGATCGCCAGCCGACGAAGACCCGCGAACTGGCGACGCGCAGAGCGGGTTTCCCCAGGTCCTCAAGGCTATAGGCGCGCGCCTGGCAGCCCGCCCGACGCGGACGATGGGCGAGGCTCTGAACCGCGTGGGCCGCCCGGCCCAGGCTCCCCGGCAACGCCCCCGGAATGCCAGGCGAACGCTACAAGTCGGCGCCGGCCGAGCTGACCCCTGGCAGACCAGGCGTTCAAGCAGCTGTCAGCGTTCCCGACGTTCTCGACAGCGGTGGCCCCGAAGGACTTGGAGCTGCCCCAGCCGACACTGCAGCACTGTTGGGAATCCCTGGCGGACGTTCACTTACTGAACGTCCGGCCCGGGACCGCTACGCCTACCGGGACCCAGTCTGCCTGCTCGCTGAATCGATGCAGCGAGCCCAAAACTCGTCGATCATGCCAGAGGGTTGTCGAGTGCCGACCCAGACCCCCCTGAACGGGGGTGAGGGGGAGCCGTATACTCTTTCTTCAGCAGGTCCGAGTGGCGGAATGGCAGACGCGCTAGCTTGAGGTGCTAGTGCCCTTAACGGGCGTGGGGGTTCAAGTCCCCCCTCGGACACGTGTGGGTTCAAATCCCTAGGGACTTGAACCCAGTAATTTTTGGACCGGTACGGCCCTGATCCTCAGAGATCAGGGCCGTTGGCTTTTGTAGTTCCTCGAGGCGCCGGTGGTCTGCCTCACCGAGTGGAACGAGCTCGGTCGTCACTTCCCGGGGCCAACGACAAACCGGACGGGCTCATTGAGCACCGCCGCCGCCCGGTCCGTGTCCGCGAGCCTCGCCGCGAGAGTGGCGATGGCGAGCCGGCGGGGAAGCGCCTCGCTGAACTTCAGCCCAGCCAGCGCCCGCTCGTCGATGTCCGGGAGACACAGGCGCTTCGTCGCGTCCGCGGTGCCTGACTGCCACATCTGCCGGGTCAGGTCCGAGCGAAGGCGGACCGATACGTCGTCGAACCGTTGCTTCTCGTCGACCAGATGACCCATTGTCGCGGCAAGAGTCGCATTGGCGCGGAAGCCGGCCCACGTCCACCAACGCACATCCAGGCCCTGCTGGCTGATGACCGTGCCGCCAGGATGCACCGAGCTGAGCCGATCTTCACGCAGCTCTGCCATCACGCGCGTCGCGCGCTGGGTCAGGTGGACCGTGGGGTCCTCGCCGAGTAGCACTTCGCGGGCGGCGCGGGAGAGGTCGAAACTTACGCCGCTGATGCCGGGCGTCATCCAGCGGGCTCGGCCTCCCGATTCGGCAGGTTCCACGAAGCACCGGCGGCGCTTCCAGTCGATCCACGTGACCTTCCAGCTGCGGCCGCCCAGCAGCAGCAGACGGGGGCCTTCGACCTTCTCGGTCAGCAGCGCCGGATCCGTCCGGCCGATCTCGCGTCGGCCTTCGAGGACGGTGAACTGTGGTGGAGCGGTGAACACCGCCGTCATTCCCATGAAATGCTGACGGCCGAAGCGGCGTTCCGCCTCGGTCCCGATGAACAGCAGTTCACCGTCTTGGTCGATAAAGCCCTGCTCGAGGAGGTAGCGGGTGATCGGCTCGGCGCTGCGGTTGAACGGCGCCAGCCCGTTCCACGCCTCGCTCCAGAGCTTGCTGCCGACCGAGTTCTCCTGCAAACACAACGCGAGGATCTGCTGTGCGACGATGTGGCGAGGCTCGGGCGGTGCGTGCACCGGCTCGACGAATCCGCGACTCCACAACAAGACCAGCGCGTACGCCCACAGCAATGAACTCTTGTCGAGGGCAAGGAAAAGACAGTTCCGTGTGTTTCCCGGCCGGCGGCCGGTGCGCCCCAGGCGCTGCAGGAAGGACGCCACTGTAGACGGTGCGTTGATCTGAATGACCCGGTCGAGGTCTCCGACGTCGATGCCCAGTTCCAGAGTGGAGGTGGACACGATGACGCAATCACGCACCTCGGCGAACGCTTCTTCCGTCCGTCTGCGTTCGTCAAGCGATAGGGATGCGTGCGACAGGTAAGTCGTCACACCTCGCTCCCGCAGCGCAGCCCCGATCTCCTCGACCAGCTGCCGGGAGTCGCAGAACACCAGCCGTTTCTCGCCGCGGTGCAGAGCGGCGATCACAGTCGCCGCGTTGTGCACCGAGCCGACGTAGTCGATCTCCAGCTCGCCTGGCGGAGTTGTTCCGGACGCCGGCTTGACGTCAGGGGCGACCACCCGCCCTTCCCGCTCGTCGCGGCCCGACCCCTGCAGCCACGTCATCAGCTCCTGCGGGTTGCCCACGGTCGCCGAAAGCCCGACCCGCTGGATGGGCGCGCCGGTGATCCGCGTCAGACGTTCAAGGACGGCGAGTAGATGCCACCCGCGGTCGTCACCGGCAAATGCATGCACCTCGTCGACCACGATTGCACGTACTCCGGCGAATAACTGGGTGTGGTCGACGTTGACGCTGACCAGCATCGCCTCGAGTGACTCGGGTGTGGTGAGCAGCAGGTCGGGTGGATCGCGCAGGATTGCGCGGCGCACGTTCATGGATACGTCGCCGTGCCACAGCGCTACCCGGCGTCCGAGCCAGCCCGCGTACGTCTCCAGCCTCGGCAGCAGGTTGTTCAGCAAGGCCTTGAGCGGGCACACGTAGAGCACTGACAGCCCGGTCCAGTTGTGCTCTTCCATCGCACTGAACAGCGGAAAGCAGGCCGCTTCGGTCTTGCCGCCTGCGGTCGGGGCGAGCAGCACCGCGTCATGGCCGTCGAGGACCGGGTCGATGGCCTGCTCCTGCAACGGCCGCAGCGATCGCCAGCCCAGGGTGTTGACGATGTGGTGCACCAGTGCAGGGTGCAACCGCGCCAACGCCTGCGTCACGGCACGTCCAGCTCGACGTCGTTCGCACTCGCGGCGGCGTTGCGCTCGGTCTCGGTCAGCTCCGTGCTCGATACAGTCAGCGCGTAGTGCGATCGAGGATCGAAGTCCTCGAACTCGTCGACGCGATCGAGCACGTCGGCCACCAGTTTGCGCAGGTACAGCCGCGGTGCGACGCCGACCTTGCCGCCGAGCTGCCCGGTCAGCGCCGAGGCCAGGTCCTGCAGGTACACGTCGTCGATCAAGGCCGCGATGCGTTCAGGGTGGCGCGCCACGCTCGCGTACAGGTCGCGGGCCCGCTGCCCCAGCTCGACGAGCCGGTCGAGGTCGAAGCCGAGCAGCCGCAACTGCACGGCGCGCGGCGAATCGAACCGGGCGTCGGTGCTGAAGTCGGTGGCGAGCCGCTGGGCCAGTGGCGGCAGGCGCTGCACACCTTGCTGGCCGTCGAAGAACGGCGGGGTGCCCGTCATCACCAAAAACAGGCCGGGGAAGCGACCGGCGTCGATCTCGTCGAGCAGTTGCCGAAGTGCGTTGAGTCCCTTCTCCCGCACGTCGCCACGCACGCGTTGCAGCGTCTCGGTCTCGTCCAACACCACGAGCAGTCCTGGGTGGCCGCAGTCTCGCAGCACGGTGAGCAGGCCTTGTAGAAACCCGAGCGCGCCGAAGTGGTCAAGGTCGCCGCGAACCCCGGCGGCGCGCCTGGCCGACGCTGCGACCGACTTTTGCCCGCCGAGCCAGGCGATCAGCGCCTCCGCGGTGGCATTGTCGCCGGCCGTCACCGCGTGTTGGTAGCCGCGTAGCGCGGCGGCGAACGCGGGTGTCGTCCGCGCGACGTCCGCGAGGCGCTGCTCCATGAGCCGCTCCACTTCGGCCGACAGCGCCTGCTCGTCGTCCTCGGCGACGTCACCGGTCTCGATGACCTGCTCTTCGAGGGTGTAGAGCCAGGAGTCGACGACCGCTCGCAGCGCACTGGGTTGATGGGTCGCGGTGGTCAGCCGCTCGGTGAGGCGGCGGTAGACGGTCTCCAAGCGGTGCAGTGGCGTCTCAGTCTCGGAAATCTGGATCTCGGTGGTCGCGAGACCTCGTCGTTTCGCCCGCTCGGCCAGCCATCGGGTGAAGAATGTCTTGCCGGACCCGTACTCGCCTCGCACGGCATGAAACGCGGCACCGCCACGGGCCACCGTGGCCAGGTCTTCGTCCATCGCCGTGGCGAAGCGGTCGAGGCCGACGGCGAGCAGGTCGAGTCCGGAGCGCGGCACCGTACCCCGCCGCAGGGCGTCCACTGCCTCACGTCGCCGTACCTCGCTCGCCTGGCCTGTTGTCACACTCGCACTCCGAACTGTGCCTGAAGCATCTCGCGATCAAGCTTGACACTGCGATCGCCGTCGCGCAGGGACAACACGGAGTAGCCGTCGACGTTCAACAGCCGCTGCAGCGTGGCGGCGAAGAACTCGGGACGTCGCGCAGCACGGCCCGCGCGCTCCGCGACGGCGCTGAGCGAGAGCGATCCGTCAGCGTCGAGCAGCGCGTCGATCACCGTCGCCACGGTCTGCTTGTCCGGGGCCTTGGGCACGAAGGCCCGTTGCGCGGCGTAGACCTCGGTGGCCACGACCTGCGCACCGACCGATTCGACCGGCGTCTCCACCGTGAACAGCGGCACCGCCGATTCCGGCTCGGGCTTGCGCCGGCTGGGCTTTCGGGCGGGAGCGGACGGCTCGGCCAGCATGGTACGTCGCTGGTCCCACCAATCAGGGGTCACGGTCTCGGGGGAGAGCACATGCCATCCAGCCGGGACGAGCTCTTCGGACGGCGCCAGCACCAGCACCGGGACGACCATCTCGGCCAGCGACGCACCTCCGTGGTAACCGGACTTCCGCGGGGTGTAGCGAATGTCCTCACGCCAGGGGGCGGTGACCTGCCCACCGCCGAGGAGCACACGGGGGCCGGACAGTTCGACTTCCCCGTCGCTCGCCGCGCCGGTACGCCAGCGTGCCGACTCCACCCCAGAGGCCTTCACCGGTTTCTCTGTTGCCGATCGTTCCAGCACGTGGCCGTGGTCGGCGACGAACAGCACAGGCCGTCCGTACCCACGCGCCGCGTCGAGCAACTCGGGAAGGTAGGTGATGTCGTGAATCGACCAGCCGGTGCGCTCGCCTTCTTTGCCATGATCCAGTGCGTCGTCGATGGTATTGAGCACGACGCCGACGACGCCGTCGCCGGCGAGGGCCGCGATGAGCGCCTCGGACAGTCGGTGGCCGGCATGGCCCGCGAGGTCGTTCTTGTGAAACAGCGTCGCGTCGCGCCGGTGCTTGCTCCAGAACGCGGCGAACCCGTCCCGTTCGACCGGTTGGTCGCCGACGTTCAGGGCACCGGAAAGGAGGCTCGCGCGGCCCGCGCGGGTCACCGACGGGATCACTGTTACCGCGGCGACGCGTTCGCCCTGCCGTGGCGAAGCTTCTCGCCACCCGCGAGCGGCGGCCTGCTCACCGAATGCGGTGCCGACCGCGGTGCTCATGCCGTCGAGAACGACGACGAGGGGCGCATGGCGGCTCGCGACCGGGCGAGCGACCTTCTCCAGAACATCCTCGATGAGCAGGCATCCGCCGGGATCGTTGCTGGACGCCCGGGGCACCCAGCCGGCGAGCCGCGCTGCGAAGTGCTCGTCGAGCTGGTCACGCCGGTCACGTGCGGCCTGGTACAGCGCCCGGTAAGCCTGAGCCACGACGGGGTCGCCACCGGCGTCACCGACCCACAGCGTCATCAGGGCGCGATCCACCCACGCCCAATCCGTGATTTGGTCGCGTACGGCTCCCGCGACGGAGACGACGTCCGGAACCGCCGACGTGAGCCACCGATGAACGCGCACCGCCATCTCCGCGGCCCGGAGGCGTTCCGGATACAGCCGCGCCAGCCCGTGGTTGCGGACCTCGTCGAGCGCCCGCTCGACAGCACTGATGCTGCCCTTGGCAGGCGTTGGTGAGAGTGTCGACGCGAGGGTGCGCAGCGAGCCCGCGTAGCTGGACGGCAGGAACCGACTGTCGAGAAGAGCCTCAGTAAGGTGTGCGCTCGCGGCGAGCCGGTCGGCGCGGTCTGCGACGGCGGTGACCCGCTGCCGGGCGAGGGCGGCGAGCAGCCCGCCGGACTCGGCCTCGCTGAGCCAGCGCTCCATCGTCCCCTCGACCGCGTCGGTGAACGCGCGCAGTGCCTGCGGCTTGACCCCGGCCAGCAGGCCGCCGAAGGCGAGCGCGGCTTCGGGGGAGGCGTTCGGGCGCGTGGCGACCGTTCCGATGACGCCGAGCGGCATGGCGTCGGCCGCACGTCCTTCTGCGGCGAGCCGAAGGATGATCCGGGCGACTTCGCCGACCGTGCCGGCCAGCCAGTCGGCGACGCCGGCCCGCTCGGGCTCGGCCAACCGGGCGAACCGGTCGGGTCCGGCTGGTTCGAGCGACCAGGCGAGCAGGGCACCGGGATCAAGACCGCCCTCGGGTAGCGTTCCGCCGCCGAGCCGGGCGCCGATGAGCGCGCGCACCGCCGCATCGCGAGTGAGCACCGATCCGTTGCGGGGCCAGCCGCCCGGCGGTTCGGCGTCGAGCAGGGCGTTGATCAGCCACGGCTCGGTGCGGATGCGCGGGTCGAGATTGGCCGCGCCGAATCGCTGCGCCACGATCCGGGCCCGGTCGACGGTGCGGGTGGAGCGGCCGAGTGCGTAGCCGCGGACGTCCCAGCCGAGCTGGGCATCATCGACGCTCGTCGCCACCACGAGTAAGTCGTCGGCTCCGCGCTCGGCTTGGTGCCGCTGCCAGGCCTCGACGATGCCGAGCACGGAGTGCTGGTCGGTGACGTGTACCTGCCTGCGCTCCTCGGCAAAGCTGACGGTGAAGTCGCTGCTCCCGTCCTCGTACCGGCCGTAGACCAGTACGAGGCGACGCTGCTTGGCTTGGGGCAGCCAGTCTGCGAGCAGTGTTTCGATCATCCGCCTGCTCAGCTGTGGCGGCGCGGCGGTCACGGCTGGTCCTCACCCACGATGTGCCAGTCGAGCACGATGTCGACGCCGGGATGGTCCTTGGCGTAGTCACGAATCTCCGTCGACAGCTCGTCCAAGATTTTCTGGAGCCGCTGCTCGACGACGCTCGTCGTGATCCGACGCCGGGATGGCACCTGGCGCCGGTGATCGAGTGAGGAGCCATCCGCCGAACTCACCGAAGGAGTGGGGCTGAGCTGGTCCGGAGAGGGCGCCGGCGGCGTGGGCAGGGCGGGCGGGGGGCTCACCACGGACACCATCCGCGCGGCCTCGTCCACGAGTCCGACGGCCCGGTGGCGGATACCGCCGAGCACCGGGACGAGGGAGCGGGTGAACTCGTCGGTGATGGCGGCGTCGCGGATGTCGTCTACCAGCCGCCGTGCCTTCACCCCCACGGCATCTTCCCGATCGGCGAACCGGCGCACGGACTCGACGAGGCTCCAGTCGACCCGGTCGAGCGCATCGAGCACCTGTGGCGCCGTGGCGATGGCGTTGCCGAGCACCTGGTCGCTCACCTCGTGGCCGGTGGTGGACAGTTCGCGCACGACCGCAGTGGCGTCGCGAGTGGCTGACAGCCGGGCGAGCAGGTTGGCGGCGTCTCGGGCGATCACGATGCGAGCGGCCGACGTGGGCACGCCCAGCTCGTCGGCTCGTGCTTCCAGCGAGCGACGCAGGTTGTTGACCGCTCCCTCCAGGCTCGCCACCTTGTCGCGTACGTCGGAGGCGAGCCGGTTGACGTTGCGCGCGAACAGCAGGTCGGGCACGTTGACGCCGAACAACGCCGAGACCCGGGCACGGGCACGGGCGAACTCGTCGGCGGACGGAAGCTCCTGGGCGCGCAGCGCGTGCCCAGGGCCGATCTTGTCGAGGTCCGGGGCTTCCCGCAGCGGCGAGCCGTGCATCACCCAGGCACGGTCGGACAGCAGCGCGTAGGTCGCGATGACGAGGTTGCCGACTGGCTTGTCCAGGCCGGTGTAGCCGAGCTCATCGATCCACGAACGGATGTCCTCGACCGAGTAGTCA of the Amycolatopsis sp. NBC_01488 genome contains:
- a CDS encoding cellulose-binding domain-containing protein, with amino-acid sequence MARADQRRDDGEISVAELLRETGATPRSLGGAAPATPMREEDTGDGYRERLEQRAREAAAGQQRAGRRIRWFSAAAGAVVVVGSLVLIAVTSESSPQRQAAAPPGPLAPATTPRSTTPAAPKPSPTPIPTVLRQTATSSAVPKPPPPPPAPVETATCVVRFSVTDQWNDGFTAGVAITNKGSETLSPWTLAWTFTAGQRVTHGWDGEYSQSGSRVTVNAESYNATLAPGATVSTGLNGAFDHGNPAPTAFTLNGKRCDAG
- a CDS encoding DEAD/DEAH box helicase produces the protein MTQALARLHPALVHHIVNTLGWRSLRPLQEQAIDPVLDGHDAVLLAPTAGGKTEAACFPLFSAMEEHNWTGLSVLYVCPLKALLNNLLPRLETYAGWLGRRVALWHGDVSMNVRRAILRDPPDLLLTTPESLEAMLVSVNVDHTQLFAGVRAIVVDEVHAFAGDDRGWHLLAVLERLTRITGAPIQRVGLSATVGNPQELMTWLQGSGRDEREGRVVAPDVKPASGTTPPGELEIDYVGSVHNAATVIAALHRGEKRLVFCDSRQLVEEIGAALRERGVTTYLSHASLSLDERRRTEEAFAEVRDCVIVSTSTLELGIDVGDLDRVIQINAPSTVASFLQRLGRTGRRPGNTRNCLFLALDKSSLLWAYALVLLWSRGFVEPVHAPPEPRHIVAQQILALCLQENSVGSKLWSEAWNGLAPFNRSAEPITRYLLEQGFIDQDGELLFIGTEAERRFGRQHFMGMTAVFTAPPQFTVLEGRREIGRTDPALLTEKVEGPRLLLLGGRSWKVTWIDWKRRRCFVEPAESGGRARWMTPGISGVSFDLSRAAREVLLGEDPTVHLTQRATRVMAELREDRLSSVHPGGTVISQQGLDVRWWTWAGFRANATLAATMGHLVDEKQRFDDVSVRLRSDLTRQMWQSGTADATKRLCLPDIDERALAGLKFSEALPRRLAIATLAARLADTDRAAAVLNEPVRFVVGPGK
- the pglZ gene encoding BREX-2 system phosphatase PglZ, producing MTAAPPQLSRRMIETLLADWLPQAKQRRLVLVYGRYEDGSSDFTVSFAEERRQVHVTDQHSVLGIVEAWQRHQAERGADDLLVVATSVDDAQLGWDVRGYALGRSTRTVDRARIVAQRFGAANLDPRIRTEPWLINALLDAEPPGGWPRNGSVLTRDAAVRALIGARLGGGTLPEGGLDPGALLAWSLEPAGPDRFARLAEPERAGVADWLAGTVGEVARIILRLAAEGRAADAMPLGVIGTVATRPNASPEAALAFGGLLAGVKPQALRAFTDAVEGTMERWLSEAESGGLLAALARQRVTAVADRADRLAASAHLTEALLDSRFLPSSYAGSLRTLASTLSPTPAKGSISAVERALDEVRNHGLARLYPERLRAAEMAVRVHRWLTSAVPDVVSVAGAVRDQITDWAWVDRALMTLWVGDAGGDPVVAQAYRALYQAARDRRDQLDEHFAARLAGWVPRASSNDPGGCLLIEDVLEKVARPVASRHAPLVVVLDGMSTAVGTAFGEQAAARGWREASPRQGERVAAVTVIPSVTRAGRASLLSGALNVGDQPVERDGFAAFWSKHRRDATLFHKNDLAGHAGHRLSEALIAALAGDGVVGVVLNTIDDALDHGKEGERTGWSIHDITYLPELLDAARGYGRPVLFVADHGHVLERSATEKPVKASGVESARWRTGAASDGEVELSGPRVLLGGGQVTAPWREDIRYTPRKSGYHGGASLAEMVVPVLVLAPSEELVPAGWHVLSPETVTPDWWDQRRTMLAEPSAPARKPSRRKPEPESAVPLFTVETPVESVGAQVVATEVYAAQRAFVPKAPDKQTVATVIDALLDADGSLSLSAVAERAGRAARRPEFFAATLQRLLNVDGYSVLSLRDGDRSVKLDREMLQAQFGVRV
- the brxD gene encoding BREX system ATP-binding protein BrxD, giving the protein MTTGQASEVRRREAVDALRRGTVPRSGLDLLAVGLDRFATAMDEDLATVARGGAAFHAVRGEYGSGKTFFTRWLAERAKRRGLATTEIQISETETPLHRLETVYRRLTERLTTATHQPSALRAVVDSWLYTLEEQVIETGDVAEDDEQALSAEVERLMEQRLADVARTTPAFAAALRGYQHAVTAGDNATAEALIAWLGGQKSVAASARRAAGVRGDLDHFGALGFLQGLLTVLRDCGHPGLLVVLDETETLQRVRGDVREKGLNALRQLLDEIDAGRFPGLFLVMTGTPPFFDGQQGVQRLPPLAQRLATDFSTDARFDSPRAVQLRLLGFDLDRLVELGQRARDLYASVARHPERIAALIDDVYLQDLASALTGQLGGKVGVAPRLYLRKLVADVLDRVDEFEDFDPRSHYALTVSSTELTETERNAAASANDVELDVP